The Sphingorhabdus sp. Alg231-15 genome has a segment encoding these proteins:
- the gspH gene encoding type II secretion system minor pseudopilin GspH produces MQSRRNSVRNYHETGFTLVELMIVLVILGLMASIVVLSFPDGSNDLEQDAQKFAARTAALRDNAILQSRPMAVQVTPSGYSFLERRKGGWSVIEDKPFRSTNWSSGVTAAVGDAGPLLISFESTGLPSDRAVVRLDYKDFARNIFIAPMGDVRLAGDEETR; encoded by the coding sequence ATGCAATCCCGCCGAAACTCTGTTCGCAATTACCATGAAACCGGCTTTACGCTGGTGGAACTCATGATTGTATTAGTGATTTTGGGCCTGATGGCTTCAATTGTGGTCTTGTCTTTTCCCGATGGTAGCAACGATCTGGAGCAGGATGCACAAAAATTTGCGGCACGAACGGCTGCGCTCCGAGACAATGCGATTTTGCAGTCCCGTCCCATGGCAGTGCAGGTGACACCTTCGGGTTATAGCTTTCTTGAGCGGCGCAAAGGTGGCTGGTCGGTGATCGAAGACAAGCCTTTTCGATCGACTAACTGGTCCAGCGGGGTGACAGCCGCTGTGGGTGATGCCGGGCCTTTGCTGATCAGTTTTGAAAGCACGGGGTTGCCCAGCGATCGGGCCGTCGTGCGTCTGGATTACAAGGATTTTGCGCGCAATATATTCATCGCCCCGATGGGAGATGTCCGGCTAGCTGGCGACGAGGAAACGCGGTGA
- the gspI gene encoding type II secretion system minor pseudopilin GspI: MKISRKYSGERGFTLIEMLVALSIFSLAALALIRLQGYTTRNAAELELRVVAQSVVRNRAVEILTDPRPPSLGERSGEEENGGLKWTWTQSARLTEEGNFIQIDITAQEKVSGAPAALTILRPANIILDAPDPGPPTEN, translated from the coding sequence GTGAAGATTTCAAGAAAATATTCCGGTGAACGCGGCTTCACGCTGATCGAGATGCTGGTTGCACTGTCGATTTTCAGCCTTGCTGCGCTCGCGTTGATCCGATTGCAAGGCTATACGACCCGCAATGCAGCCGAACTGGAATTGCGCGTAGTGGCTCAATCTGTCGTTCGCAACCGGGCGGTGGAAATATTGACCGACCCGCGCCCACCAAGTCTTGGTGAAAGAAGCGGTGAGGAGGAAAATGGCGGACTCAAATGGACATGGACACAAAGTGCCCGCCTGACCGAAGAGGGTAATTTCATCCAAATCGATATCACGGCGCAGGAAAAGGTCAGCGGCGCCCCAGCGGCGCTGACGATCTTGCGTCCGGCGAATATAATACTCGATGCGCCTGACCCGGGCCCACCGACTGAAAACTGA
- the purU gene encoding formyltetrahydrofolate deformylase, translating into MIENYILTLTAEDRVGLVAAVTGFLAEHDGFILDSQQYADLELERFFMRVEFKGAGDKFPSSLEALTEKFSAVGTRYALNWTLVSGAEKPNIIIAVSKGSHCLNDLLHRWKTGGLPVNIAGVVSNHDSLRDLTEWHDVAFHHLPVTDDNRAEQEQAILEIMDRQQVDYLILARYMQILSDDLSGKLAGRCINIHHSFLPGFKGARPYHRAHERGVKLIGATAHFVSADLDEGPIIEQAVERVDHRASVEEMIRIGRDIEAQVLAKAVKWAGEHRILLNGNRTVVFR; encoded by the coding sequence ATGATCGAAAACTATATTCTCACACTGACTGCTGAAGATCGGGTGGGCCTGGTGGCCGCCGTGACCGGTTTTCTAGCCGAGCATGACGGCTTTATTTTGGACAGTCAGCAATATGCCGATCTCGAACTGGAGCGCTTTTTCATGCGAGTCGAGTTTAAAGGAGCCGGCGACAAGTTTCCGTCTAGCCTGGAAGCCCTCACCGAGAAGTTTTCAGCCGTCGGCACGCGCTATGCGCTGAACTGGACACTGGTCAGCGGCGCCGAAAAACCCAACATCATCATTGCCGTGTCAAAGGGCAGTCATTGCCTCAATGACTTGCTTCACCGCTGGAAAACCGGGGGGCTGCCGGTTAATATTGCCGGTGTAGTCAGCAATCATGATAGCCTGCGTGACCTGACCGAATGGCATGATGTCGCGTTCCATCACCTCCCTGTGACTGACGATAATCGAGCCGAGCAGGAGCAGGCGATATTGGAAATCATGGATAGACAGCAGGTCGATTATCTTATTCTCGCGCGCTATATGCAAATATTGTCCGATGATCTGAGCGGTAAACTGGCTGGCCGCTGCATCAACATCCATCACAGTTTTCTGCCCGGCTTCAAAGGCGCCAGACCCTATCACCGCGCTCACGAACGCGGGGTAAAGCTTATCGGTGCCACCGCCCACTTCGTTAGCGCCGATCTTGATGAAGGGCCGATTATCGAGCAAGCAGTAGAACGTGTCGACCACCGGGCAAGTGTTGAGGAGATGATCCGTATCGGCCGGGATATAGAGGCACAGGTTCTGGCCAAAGCGGTGAAATGGGCCGGTGAACACCGGATATTGCTGAACGGCAACAGGACGGTCGTGTTTCGCTAA